Proteins encoded by one window of Helicobacter ganmani:
- the accB gene encoding acetyl-CoA carboxylase biotin carboxyl carrier protein, translated as MNFKEIKELIEIFDASNLNRLSISQENSTIKLQKGQNCATAVVVESQNAPSATLQAPQSLPQIAPVASAPVAPILVGETINSPMVGTFYRCPSPDTPAYVNAGDKVKKGQTLGIIEAMKIMNEIEAEFDCIIKEIIPSDATPVEYNSPLFVVERI; from the coding sequence ATGAATTTTAAAGAGATAAAAGAACTTATAGAAATCTTTGATGCAAGTAATCTGAATCGTCTTAGTATTTCACAAGAAAATTCAACCATTAAACTTCAGAAAGGGCAAAATTGCGCAACAGCAGTGGTTGTAGAATCGCAAAATGCTCCTAGCGCGACTTTGCAAGCCCCACAAAGCCTTCCACAAATCGCCCCTGTCGCTTCTGCTCCAGTTGCGCCGATTTTAGTAGGAGAGACGATTAATTCTCCAATGGTCGGCACATTTTATCGTTGTCCTTCGCCCGATACTCCAGCATATGTGAATGCAGGAGATAAAGTCAAAAAAGGACAAACATTAGGAATCATAGAAGCAATGAAGATTATGAATGAGATTGAAGCAGAGTTTGATTGCATTATCAAAGAAATTATTCCAAGTGATGCGACGCCTGTGGAATATAATTCCCCCTTGTTTGTGGTGGAGAGAATCTAA
- the dcd gene encoding dCTP deaminase, with the protein MGLKEDRWIREMAQKYAMIEPFCENQVGQGVVSFGLSSYGYDIRVSNEFKIFTNINAMVVDPKNFDAANVVDFVGDVCIVPPNSFALARTIEYFKIPRNILAICLGKSTYARCGIIVNVTPFEPEFEGHITIEISNTTPLPAKIYANEGIAQVLFLEGDAPCEVSYKDKKGKYQNQQGITLPRILK; encoded by the coding sequence ATGGGATTAAAAGAAGACCGATGGATTCGCGAAATGGCGCAAAAATATGCAATGATTGAACCTTTTTGCGAAAATCAAGTGGGGCAAGGCGTTGTGAGTTTTGGATTATCAAGCTATGGCTATGATATTCGCGTGAGCAATGAGTTTAAGATTTTTACCAACATTAATGCAATGGTGGTAGATCCAAAGAATTTTGACGCAGCAAATGTAGTAGATTTTGTTGGCGATGTGTGTATCGTGCCGCCCAACTCTTTTGCGCTTGCAAGAACGATTGAATACTTTAAGATTCCACGCAATATTTTAGCCATTTGTCTAGGAAAAAGCACCTATGCGCGATGTGGAATCATTGTCAATGTTACGCCTTTTGAGCCGGAATTTGAGGGACACATTACAATTGAGATTAGCAACACCACGCCGCTTCCTGCCAAAATCTACGCAAACGAGGGAATTGCACAGGTGTTGTTTTTGGAGGGAGACGCGCCTTGCGAAGTCAGCTATAAAGACAAAAAAGGCAAATACCAAAACCAACAGGGCATTACCCTGCCAAGAATCTTAAAATAA